A segment of the Silvanigrella paludirubra genome:
CCCATTTATAGTGCAAAACTATTTCATGAAGGCAAAAAAATTATAGAAAAAAATGACTTACAAGGAAATATTTTGTTTATTCACTCTGGAGGAGGACTTAGTTTATTTGGATTTCAGAATGAACTATTTAAGTATTATAATAAATATTGCGATTCAAACTAAAAATCTATTTGATTTGCTTCTGTAAAAAAAGCACTCCCATTATATTTATCTTTTCCAAAGTTTTTTATTATTTTTTGAGATCTATCGCTTTTTAAGTACTTTAAAAATTCAATGGATTCCGTACTTGGGTTTTGTTGTAACAAAGCGACACAAGGATTCAAAAGTTCATATCCACCTTTTATATACACGATTAAATTTTTCAGTTTGTGAGAAGCCTTTAACCATGTTCCCCAGTCTGTTATCGTATATATATTTTCACTATCTGCTTTTAATAAAGCATCTTCAGGAAATACAGAAAATTTAAAGTACCATTCTAAATTCTCTGAATAAGGTTCTTTATGTATTAGTTTCCATAAAAGTCTCTCTTTTTCATTTGTTCCTGAAAAATCATTTCTTGATAAAAAAACTTTTTTTCCAGGATTTTTTTCTGAGTAATTATATATTTTTGCAAATGAATTTGCTGGAGAATCATTTTTATTTAATTTAACAAAATTATTTTTTGGTCCAACAATAATAAAATGATCATTAAATATTGTAGATAAATTACTTACCAATCCTTCATTCATCGCTTTTTTTGCTTCAATTGGCTCATAAATCAAAGCAATATCTACTTTTTTTTCTTTTAAAAGATTCAAACTATTTAAAGAAATGTTTTGATACCACTCAATAGCAATGTTAGTATCTTTATGTATAGATAAATAATCATTTGCTAGTTCTTTCAAAATTCCTGTTGGACCCGCTCCCCCATTGCTTAATTTTAATTTTTTTGAAGTATTTTTATCACCATAAACTTCTTTCGGTATATCACTTGTTTTAACTGATTGAGTTTGATTATCTTGAAATGAATATAGAAATACAGAAATCATAACAAAAAATAATAAATTGATTATTTTCATAGATTATAACTCCCAAAGTAAGGGATAAATTATTATATTTTTTATTTAGAACTTGAGAGTTATAATTAATCTATTTTAATTTTAGAAGCAAATACTATTTTAATTTTTATAAAAAAAACTTATTCTGTTACTGGTACCTTAACATTATAGGTACAAGCTGTATTATATGCATAGGCAATGGCATTAATTTGATCTTTTGTATAGTTCATATCTTTTGCCGCATTGATAATAGCTTGTGCTGCTCCTACTTGGTTTGTAGTTTCTATTGTTTTAGATAAACCATTCAAAAATGCCTTATCCATTGCAACACCACCAATTTTATCACGTGCAACAAGGTTACAAGAGGACCAATATTGTCCAGACTTATGTGAGTCTCCCGTATTCACAACATCAGTAGGGTATTTTCTACCAATATTCCAGTTAGAAACACGACCGGGCCAAAATGGATTATGACCATCCCAACGCATAACCCAATTGTATTGAGGATCCGTTGGTTTCCAAGTATTTTCAGGAAGGTCACGAACATAGGCAGAAGCTAAATAGTCGCCCGTGCCCTCACCGATTCCATCCTCATCCGTATTGCCTGCATTACCATGTGTAATCCAATCATGAATCCCATGCCCTAATTCATGAACAACAACCATGGAATCTTCCGAATCGTCTACTCCGCCTTGACCCATTGCCATTTTCCCAGACGCATCAGAATAATGCGAATTGTCTTCACCATTAAGACCATGAGGATCAAAACTAACTCCCGTACTATATTGATAAGGCGTTACTTTAACATTTAAAGTTTCATTTATATAACGCATAAAGGTATCAATTGCATAAAATGCCGTAACAGCATCAAAATATTTATTCGTTCTTGTATAATTAAATTCTGCTTTTACTTCAGCTGGACACGCATTATCTTTGGGTTGCTCTGTATCATCACATTTTGCATACTTGCTTTCTAAAATGTATTTTCCATTAACAAGTTTTATATCTTTTAAAGTAACACTTGATCTTGCGGCTGTTAGAACAGGGGAATCTTTAGGAATTTGAGATGTATTACTTGATGTTGGAGAATCAGTATTATCTACAAAACCTTTGTCCCCATAAATATGATGAGTTGCCGTAACAGGATCTGGTTTATAAACCATTCCTTTTCCCTCAATTCTTCTTAGCTTATCTTCTGCTCTTAAAATTTTTCCAGTAGAACTATCAATTAGCAATTCCCAATCAGAAGCTTTTCCTCCATTTGGAGATATTCTAATTTTCCAAGTTTCAAATTGATTTCCACTTTGTTCTTTATAAAAAACTAATTCAGCTTTATTAAATTTAATTTCTTTAAATCCTAAATAAGAACTAGCTATTGCTATAGCTTGTTCTTTAGTTATTTTAGATTTATTATTTGAAGTCATTTTTTTATCAAAATCAATTCCAGTAATTGTATTACTTGCAACAAAAGTTATTTTGCTATTTCTATTTATTGTAATTGCAATTGAACTTCCATAAACAGAAAGTCCATTCACCTTTTGTTCTAAGCGAACAACAGAAAAATCACTATTTTGTCTTATTGAAGTAACAGTCAATTCAGAAATTGATTTTTGATTCAATCCAAATTTATTTGCGTTTTGAGTTATGTAATCTTTTGCTATTAAAACTAAAGTTCTACTGTCCTCTTCACTTTCACCAGATAAAACAAAATTTAAGGACTGATAGTTTGGCTCTGATATAATAGAAGCAGTACCATCTGAATGGTACCATCCATCAAAGGTTTCTTGTAAATACTTTTGTGGAGTTACCCCAATACTCAAATTTTGTTTTAATTCTGATGAATTTGAATTACTCGCAGCTGAAGCATTTAATGCTATCGTAACAAAAAGAGAAAGACCTAAAGTTTTTAAAGGAAATTTCAAATAACTCAATGCAAATACTCCTTGAATAAATCGCTTTTTAAGCACGTAAATTTAAATGCTTAAATAAGCTAGTTTAAAAAGTTTTATGCGAACAAGTTCTATCGTTACGGAAATAAGATTAGAAAAATACCATAACTTTTTTTTTGCATCAATAAAATTAAAAAATATTAATAATAAATATATCTTATAAAATTAAAAATGAAGTACAAATTATATATAAATAAATTAGGTATTATAATTTGCAATTAAAATTAAAATTTAATAATAAAATTTTAAATTGCCAAAATAGGCAATTCATTTTTTATATTAGAAAGATTATGAATGTATAAAAATGAATTTTTCTATCCTCAAAAATACATAATAAATCAAAATATAATAACAAAAAACGAGAAAAGATTTGACCCTTCAAAACATATTATCAAATTTATATTCAAAAGAAGAATACTTGGAGTATTTAAGTAAAAAAATAGGTTCTTTAAAACCGTTTACAATTTAATATTTTTTTTCTCAAAACTGAGTCAATTGATAATATTCCAGCTCCTTTTGTAATTAAAGTCAAAAGCAAAATAATATATAGAAATTCATTTAATCCAAATAAGGAACTTATTGATGAAATTTCTTCTAATTTAGCTGTTATAATAGCTACTAGCATAATTATTGATAATGGTATTGCAGAAATTCGAGTTGCAAAACCAATAAAGATAAAAAAACCAAATATAAGCTCAGAGCTTGCAACAAAAGGAGCTAATATTGAAGCAAATGGCATTCCTAAACTTGTAAAATAGTCTATTGTTTTATCCAAATGCATAAGTTTTCCCCAACCGGAAAAAACAAATACTCCTGCAATCGTAATTCTTATTAATAATACAACCAATAATTGTAAATTTTCAGAAAATTTACTGAATTTTTCTAAATATAAATTTTTTAACATTTCATTCCCCACGATAAATAAAGTGACTAATAATACCTTTTTTAACCCAATTTGAAAAACATTTGGAAATTTGCTTTTCATTACATACTTGAGTTTTTTCAACTATTTCTTCAATATTCAATCCCTGAGAAATTTTTTGAAGAATATTCCAATCTTTTTTTAAAATACATTCCACATTGATTATTCCATTATTTCTATATATTATGTAATAATTTATTTTATTTGAAATAGATTTTTTTATGCTTTTTTTATGCAAAGCCCAAGGTGATTCAAAAAAAATCACGGAAGAATCTAATTTTAAAATAATTTTATTCTGCTTTTCACTTGGTACTAAAGCAATTGAAGAAAAATTAAAGTAATCTGAATTTTTAGCTAAAAAACATAAACATTTTATCCATTCTAATTTAGCTAAATCTTCCATGTACTTAATTTCTTTACCCCAATTTGATTCTGCTATAAAATCTGGTAAGTTCTTACTAAACTCACCTAAGCTCCAGTACGTAGAAGGATATTTAATTCTATATTCTTCTACTAATTTATTAAAATTATCTTCATTTAATATTTCATAAATTTTAGGAAAATCTTCTTTTAAAGAAGAATAAATTCTTTGATTATATGCTGTTCTATATACTAATAATCTTTCAAATACAGAAATTGGTAATTGATCTAAAATTACATTTTCAATTTCATTTGCTCCGGTTTTTAAATAATCAGCGAATTGTTGTTGAAGTATCTTGAATGAAAGATTTTTCATTTTCTTGTTTCCTTATTTCTGCAATCTTCAACACTTCATTTTGAACTTCATCCCATTCTGGAATATTATCATCGCGTTCAAGCATAACGCTTCTATTTCCAAAATGACCAACAGACCATCTATAGAGATCCCATACATCATCACAAATTGGAGCATCATGTGTATCTACAAGATGTGTTCCTTTATCAGTATGCCCCGCTAAATGAATTTGACAAACCCTCTCTTTTGGTATTGCTTTTAAATAATCTAATGCATTAAAATTATGATTTTTAGAACTCACATAAACATTATTAATATCCAAAAGAATACCACAATCCGCTTTTTTAACTAATAAATTTAAAAATTCTACTTCACTTATTTCGGATTGAATAAATTGCAAATAAGTCGAAGGATTCTCCATTAAAATGCGGCGACCTAAAATATCTTGAACTTGTAGAATTTTATTTGCTACATGCTCTAAGACTTCTTCAGTATAGGGAAGAGGTAATAAATCATGAAAATTTTCATTAAATACACCTGACCAACTCAAATGATCGGAAACCCAAGCTGGATTTATTTTATTTATTAACTCTTTTAATGAATTTAAATAAGCAATATTTACAGGATCTACTGAACCAATATTTAAAGAAACACCATGAAGCACAACAGGATAATTTTTTCTAACATTTTCCAAAACTTTAAAAGGACGTTCATTCTTATAATTATTAGTCCAGTCCATATAATTTTCTGAAATCACTTCAACCCATGAAACTGATTTTGGTTTTTGATTTAAAAACTCATAGTAATGCTGTGGACGAAGTCCAACTCCAACACCAAGATCTTTAAAGCCGCTAATCATAATTCAAAACCTTTTTATGAATAATTGTATCAAAAAAATATAAGTCTGGACCATAAAATAAATTAAATATTATTTAATTTATTTTTTTTGCCCACAACCATCTTTACCTGCACATGAGTTTTTATCTTTTTTCAACTCTTTTTGCCCACAACCATCTTTACCTGCGCATGAGTTTTTGTCTTTTTTAGATTCTTTTTGTCCACAACCATCTTTGCCTGAGCATGAGTTTTTATCTTGTTTTGTTTTTTTATCGCTTGATTTACATCCATTTTTTTCAGTTGGATTAGAAGGATTTGTAGCAGATTTAGGTGCTTGGTCCTGCGCCAAGGCCACACCACTTGATAAAATTGCCGAAACAACAGCACCAGTTAAAACTTTTGAAAATTGACTCTTACTCATATAGACTCTCCCTATGTTATAAACGATTCCCAATGAATCGTTCTGTATGTTAGTGAGCTTGGACACCAATTTTTTACAAAATTTTTATTTAATTTTTTATGAAAATTGTGTAATTAATTTTTATTGTTTAATTTTAGCCTATTACAAGAGACTTCATTAAAATATGCAAAACAAATCAAATCTTAATTTTAGTTCTACTGAGTTTTTAACTCAATTAAGAGATAAAGAACACAATGCTTTTAATAGCTTAGTAAATACTTATTCAGAGCAGCTCTATAGAACATCTTTAGGATTAGGATTTAATAGAAATGATTCCAGAGAGTTAACTCAAATCGTTTGGACAACCTTATATGAAATCATTTCCGAATTTAAAGGAAAATCACATATTCGAACTTTTATATTTGGAATATTATACAATAAAGCATCTGAATTTCGCAGAGAACAGAAAAAATTCCTTGGTCCTGACGTTGTTGATGATATTATGAATGAAAGATTCGATCATAAAGGAAATTGGGTGAAACCCCCAATTGATCCTGAAAAATTTCTTTTAGGCGCCGAATCAAATCAAATTATTGAAAAATGCCTTGAAAGTTTGCCTCTTAAATTAAAAATGGCATTTGCTTTAAAAGAAATTGAGGAAAAAAAGAATTCAGAGATTTGTGAATTATTAAATTTAAGCTATTCAAATCTTGGAGTTATTATTTATAGAGCAAAAAACAGACTACGTGAATGCATTGAAGGCAAAGTTAAAAAAATGTAAAGGTAACTTATAGTATGGGTTCTTGTAAAAAAATCGTAACAATCTTAAGTAAAAGTGAAGATATTTCTTTTATTAAAAAAGCTAGAATACAATTCCATTTGTTTTTGTGCGAAAATTGTATGAGATATAAAAAGCATTTAGATATTATAAATAAAAATATGAAAAAAGTTTTTGAAAAAAGAATGGAAATAACTGAAAAAGAAATAGAAGAAATTAAAAAAGAAAACTATAAAAAAGATTAATACCTTTTTTATAGTTTATTGGCATGATAAACCCGTTGAATCACCAACTAAATTTATTTTCATAACTCCCGCTAAAATGACGTTTGAAGGACAATTTAATAGTTGAGGAATAATAAAACCAAAATCTTTTTCTACTTCACCTGTCATAACAAGATTTATCATTAAATTTAATTGCCAAGGTAGTTTTGGATCGGCAGGAGTATCAATAGCCCCATTAGTTTCTAACTTAATATTTTCTGAACTAAATCCTGTTCCATTAGATATATTTATCTTTTTGCCATTCCAATTTAAATCTAACATTGCCTTAGAAAAAATTTGTTTGGGAATATTTAATGATTCATTTGCCATATTTAAATAACCATTTTTTAAGTTTAAATTCACTTTTGCAAACGTCTTATCTTGAAAATCTATATTACCATTTAATTTCCCACCCAAAGAAGTCTTTGAAATAATAGGAAGAACTAATGCTAATTCAGGTTTTTCAAAAGACTTAACGGCAAACAATATTTGGTTGAAAATATTATCAAGCATGAAATCTTTAAAATTCGCGTCGGCTTTTTTAATAAAAACATCTCCAGAAATAACTGAAAATAAGGGCAATGTGATTGATGATTGAAGAACCCCATTATTTTGTTTTGCCTCTAAATTAATAGTAATATTTCCAATAAATAAAGATAAAATAGAAAGCCTAGCTGTTACGTTATCTATTAATAAAGCACCTTTGGAATCAAATTTATTTGAAACTTCTATCCCCTGGAGCTCAAGACCAGTAAACCAATAAGGCTTTAATGTTTTAATTGAAAAATTTAGAGGGAATTTAGATCTATTTAAAATACCTTGAACTTCTAAAACAATATTTTCTTTAACTAAAGAATAGGGAAATGTTTGATATATTAAAACAATAAAAGATATTATACCTAATATAAAATAACTGATAATTTTTTTTTTATTCATAATTAATAAAACACCTTGATAAATTGAATTTTAGTTATTTTGTTTTTCAATTGGCATAAGAGCTTCCACTGTCAACAAAACATCAAAATAAAGTTTCGCTTCGGTTATTGATATTAATCGAAATTTTGAAACCTTAAGCTTATTAGGCATTTGTTCAACAGCATTTATGTATTCCATCATTTTCTTTAAACTAACCCCTGATAACTTAAAATCTACACTCACTATTTGAAACTGCTCTGCTAAGGGATTTTGATTTGGAAGTTTTGCAATAACAGGTTTCACGGGAAACCCAGAAATTTGGAGTCCCATATCTTTTGCTTTTTGATCTAATAAATTAATAATAGGTAAATTTGCATTTGTTGATTTAATTCCATTTTCAAGCTCGTCAAAGTTTGTTTGAACGGCTACATAAGCGGGTCTTACTTCTTTTAATGCATTTGAGTTAATATAAGCGCTTGATAGTTTATTTTGTAAAGAAAATAGACCAACTAAATAAATTATAATTGTTAGAACAAATAAAACAATTGCAGAAATAATAGAAGAAACAATAATTAATGAACGGCGTTCATGATTTAATCTATAAAAATTTTCAATTAAATAATCTAGTCTGCTATTGTTTTCTCCAAAAATAAATGTTTTTACCGTTTGTGTTACTTGAGCTAAATTTTCAGAATATCTATTGCTCATTTTCACCCTTCTCCATTTGTTACTGAAGCAATAATAGAAAAGTGAGTTATTTTCTTTTCACTACCTACTTTGTTTGATTGTGATTTTTTTGAAACTTGTTTTAATTCTTTTATTTTTGATAATTTATCAATTATTTTATTTATATTATCTGGGTTATTTGTCTCTGCTTCAATATAAAGTTGATTATCTTGAAATCTAAATTCCGAAACTTCAAAGTAAATATCTTTAGGAATTGCTATTGAAACCTGATTCATTAGCCTCAAAGGGAGTGCTGGTTCTAAGGAAGAATAATTTTCAATAATGATCTGTTTATCTTTCATATTTTGTTTAAGAAATTGAATTGCTTCATCACCATATGTTTTAAAATCCCAATCTTTTTTGCCAGATATTGCCCTTAAATTATAAGGTTCTCCATTTGACATGGCAATTACGTCTTTTCGAAATTGGTTTTTTAAAGTATCTATTTCTTTATTATACAAAAAAGACCTAATAAAGTAGCTCAAAAACAAAGCGAAAAGAACGATTGCAACAGAACTGGAATAAAGAAATATTTGTTTTATTAATTTATCATAGTTACTTACCTGAGCAAATTCACCTTTTCTTAAATTTATTTTAGAAGCAATCCCAATTACGGGTAAACCACGCATAGCTATTGCTAGAGATTGCGAAAATACAGATAAACTTGCTTCACTCGCATTATCAGAAAACTCATCATCTTGAAACATGAAGTTTTCTTTTCTAATTTTTATACCAGTTACTGGTAAATTTAATATAACCTGAAAATAATCTTTTACACCTTTAATTTTACTTGATCCACCCGTTAAAAATACGGATTTAATTTTAATATTTTCTTTTGCAATAAAAGACTGAATTGTTCTTAAAATTTCAATACCTAGTTCTGTAATAGCTTGAGATAATACAATAGAGACTAAATTTCTCTTACTATCGCTTTCCTCAGTAGAGCTTATTTCCATTGAACTCACAAA
Coding sequences within it:
- a CDS encoding DNA-binding domain-containing protein; protein product: MKNLSFKILQQQFADYLKTGANEIENVILDQLPISVFERLLVYRTAYNQRIYSSLKEDFPKIYEILNEDNFNKLVEEYRIKYPSTYWSLGEFSKNLPDFIAESNWGKEIKYMEDLAKLEWIKCLCFLAKNSDYFNFSSIALVPSEKQNKIILKLDSSVIFFESPWALHKKSIKKSISNKINYYIIYRNNGIINVECILKKDWNILQKISQGLNIEEIVEKTQVCNEKQISKCFSNWVKKGIISHFIYRGE
- a CDS encoding DoxX family protein is translated as MLKNLYLEKFSKFSENLQLLVVLLIRITIAGVFVFSGWGKLMHLDKTIDYFTSLGMPFASILAPFVASSELIFGFFIFIGFATRISAIPLSIIMLVAIITAKLEEISSISSLFGLNEFLYIILLLTLITKGAGILSIDSVLRKKILNCKRF
- a CDS encoding substrate-binding domain-containing protein, whose translation is MKIINLLFFVMISVFLYSFQDNQTQSVKTSDIPKEVYGDKNTSKKLKLSNGGAGPTGILKELANDYLSIHKDTNIAIEWYQNISLNSLNLLKEKKVDIALIYEPIEAKKAMNEGLVSNLSTIFNDHFIIVGPKNNFVKLNKNDSPANSFAKIYNYSEKNPGKKVFLSRNDFSGTNEKERLLWKLIHKEPYSENLEWYFKFSVFPEDALLKADSENIYTITDWGTWLKASHKLKNLIVYIKGGYELLNPCVALLQQNPSTESIEFLKYLKSDRSQKIIKNFGKDKYNGSAFFTEANQIDF
- a CDS encoding RNA polymerase sigma factor yields the protein MQNKSNLNFSSTEFLTQLRDKEHNAFNSLVNTYSEQLYRTSLGLGFNRNDSRELTQIVWTTLYEIISEFKGKSHIRTFIFGILYNKASEFRREQKKFLGPDVVDDIMNERFDHKGNWVKPPIDPEKFLLGAESNQIIEKCLESLPLKLKMAFALKEIEEKKNSEICELLNLSYSNLGVIIYRAKNRLRECIEGKVKKM
- the pilM gene encoding pilus assembly protein PilM, with protein sequence MQKILGLDIGTYSIKAAIIWNDYKIINDYKNYLVHQLIEQKIEYKEGINEKEAQTQAIDALIKNYNLEFDTVYAAIDSKNVSIRKVDFQNIRKRDIVGFLENELESSSPFAIEDSILDYQIIEYTKNKSSVLSVLSKKEVIKDILDIIEKEHLRVKVLDIDNLTYLNMLSFLDKETNSNSENIHENVEEGEKQNIFSNLIINIGHSKTTLTFLADKKVLYTRIISIAGDYFNQVLKQKFELNYSEAEILKHFVSSMEISSTEESDSKRNLVSIVLSQAITELGIEILRTIQSFIAKENIKIKSVFLTGGSSKIKGVKDYFQVILNLPVTGIKIRKENFMFQDDEFSDNASEASLSVFSQSLAIAMRGLPVIGIASKINLRKGEFAQVSNYDKLIKQIFLYSSSVAIVLFALFLSYFIRSFLYNKEIDTLKNQFRKDVIAMSNGEPYNLRAISGKKDWDFKTYGDEAIQFLKQNMKDKQIIIENYSSLEPALPLRLMNQVSIAIPKDIYFEVSEFRFQDNQLYIEAETNNPDNINKIIDKLSKIKELKQVSKKSQSNKVGSEKKITHFSIIASVTNGEG
- a CDS encoding DUF692 domain-containing protein, whose product is MISGFKDLGVGVGLRPQHYYEFLNQKPKSVSWVEVISENYMDWTNNYKNERPFKVLENVRKNYPVVLHGVSLNIGSVDPVNIAYLNSLKELINKINPAWVSDHLSWSGVFNENFHDLLPLPYTEEVLEHVANKILQVQDILGRRILMENPSTYLQFIQSEISEVEFLNLLVKKADCGILLDINNVYVSSKNHNFNALDYLKAIPKERVCQIHLAGHTDKGTHLVDTHDAPICDDVWDLYRWSVGHFGNRSVMLERDDNIPEWDEVQNEVLKIAEIRKQENEKSFIQDTSTTIR
- a CDS encoding PepSY domain-containing protein, coding for MSYLKFPLKTLGLSLFVTIALNASAASNSNSSELKQNLSIGVTPQKYLQETFDGWYHSDGTASIISEPNYQSLNFVLSGESEEDSRTLVLIAKDYITQNANKFGLNQKSISELTVTSIRQNSDFSVVRLEQKVNGLSVYGSSIAITINRNSKITFVASNTITGIDFDKKMTSNNKSKITKEQAIAIASSYLGFKEIKFNKAELVFYKEQSGNQFETWKIRISPNGGKASDWELLIDSSTGKILRAEDKLRRIEGKGMVYKPDPVTATHHIYGDKGFVDNTDSPTSSNTSQIPKDSPVLTAARSSVTLKDIKLVNGKYILESKYAKCDDTEQPKDNACPAEVKAEFNYTRTNKYFDAVTAFYAIDTFMRYINETLNVKVTPYQYSTGVSFDPHGLNGEDNSHYSDASGKMAMGQGGVDDSEDSMVVVHELGHGIHDWITHGNAGNTDEDGIGEGTGDYLASAYVRDLPENTWKPTDPQYNWVMRWDGHNPFWPGRVSNWNIGRKYPTDVVNTGDSHKSGQYWSSCNLVARDKIGGVAMDKAFLNGLSKTIETTNQVGAAQAIINAAKDMNYTKDQINAIAYAYNTACTYNVKVPVTE